The following proteins are co-located in the Legionella busanensis genome:
- the clcA gene encoding H(+)/Cl(-) exchange transporter ClcA encodes MNNGILPAYAISILLGILVGIMGALFQIVIAHTNNSIINIIHFAELLHLPPQLVSAFISMTLVLLALFLVKRFAPEASGSGIQEIEGALVHERPIFWRRLIPVKFVGGVMSISSKLLVGREGPTIQMGGNLGDMLGKVLHVPQVRRDTLVAAGSAAGLATAFNAPLAGVLFVIEEMRNQFNFSFTNFKMVAICCIAATITLRFILGSAPAIPMDVFATPSLSSLILFFILGIVVGLVGLLFNIVLMSSLKLVDKLKPSLHYFYTALFGAVIGFLAVYHLPLVGGGYEIIEKSLHIFLPFNILIALIVWRFIGTMFSYATGVPGGVFAPLLALGTLLGIVCFQVLNKFTIATGVHPGMFAVAGMGALFSAAVRAPITGIVLIVEMTQNYSLILPLMVTCLTSTTIVQLANNPPIYTQLLERTLKRQHKVLDNTIS; translated from the coding sequence ATGAATAATGGAATTTTGCCTGCTTATGCTATTTCAATTCTTTTAGGAATTTTAGTTGGTATTATGGGTGCTCTATTTCAAATAGTAATTGCTCATACCAATAATTCTATTATTAATATCATTCATTTTGCTGAGCTTCTTCATTTACCGCCCCAATTAGTGTCAGCATTTATATCAATGACATTAGTGTTATTAGCGTTATTTTTAGTTAAGCGTTTTGCGCCAGAAGCATCGGGTAGCGGTATTCAGGAAATAGAAGGGGCATTGGTGCATGAAAGGCCAATTTTTTGGCGGCGATTAATCCCGGTGAAATTTGTTGGCGGCGTTATGTCGATTAGCTCTAAATTACTTGTAGGACGCGAAGGTCCAACGATTCAAATGGGCGGTAATTTAGGTGATATGTTAGGCAAAGTACTCCATGTTCCCCAAGTTAGAAGGGATACTTTAGTTGCTGCAGGCTCGGCGGCAGGCTTAGCAACAGCATTTAATGCACCGTTGGCAGGAGTATTATTTGTTATTGAAGAAATGCGAAATCAATTCAATTTTAGTTTTACAAATTTTAAAATGGTAGCGATTTGTTGTATTGCTGCAACGATTACATTGCGTTTTATCCTAGGCTCTGCACCTGCAATTCCTATGGATGTTTTTGCAACACCCAGTTTATCATCTTTAATATTGTTTTTTATATTAGGAATAGTAGTTGGTTTAGTTGGTCTATTATTTAATATTGTTTTAATGTCAAGCTTAAAACTAGTCGATAAATTAAAGCCTTCTCTCCATTATTTTTATACTGCTTTATTTGGAGCGGTAATTGGGTTTTTAGCAGTATATCACCTTCCTTTAGTTGGCGGTGGCTATGAAATTATTGAAAAATCACTACATATATTTCTTCCTTTTAATATTTTAATTGCTTTAATTGTTTGGCGCTTTATAGGGACAATGTTTTCCTACGCGACCGGCGTACCAGGTGGTGTTTTTGCGCCTTTATTAGCTCTGGGAACTTTATTAGGAATAGTATGTTTTCAAGTCTTAAATAAATTCACTATAGCAACGGGTGTTCATCCAGGTATGTTTGCGGTCGCAGGAATGGGCGCACTTTTCTCCGCCGCCGTAAGAGCGCCTATAACTGGTATCGTGTTAATAGTAGAAATGACTCAAAATTACTCTTTGATTTTGCCCCTAATGGTTACTTGCCTTACTTCAACGACCATTGTCCAATTAGCAAATAATCCACCTATTTATACGCAACTTTTAGAAAGAACATTAAAAAGACAGCATAAAGTATTAGATAATACTATTTCATAA
- a CDS encoding anthranilate synthase component I: MLVQNKTLGGVHVEYEQQPLTYDNAIEPLLEKLDSQRGALFASSFEYPGRYTCWDIGFVNPPLALILSGQEIYFQALNQRGEELLVIIHTHIQSSDLIAIQSYSKLTCYLKVKHQNRIFSEEERSLQPSVFTLIRELISFFKLPNEPYLGLYGAFGYDLIFQFEALEKQKERDPTQRDMVLYLPDEIYVVNHRKEEAFVRRYDFQFQGRSTQSLPRDGQYKFYEPKFKPTIEGDHKPGEYAQTVEIAKQRFACGDLFEVVPSQIFYAPCDERPSVVFSRIRANNPSPYGFLINLGDDEYLVGASPEMYVRVTGRRIETCPISGTIRRGADAIEDAKNIQQLLESEKECSELTMCTDVDRNDKSRICEAGSVKVLGRRQIEMYSRLIHTVDHVEGVLREGFDAVDAFLTHMWVVTVTGAPKLWAMNFIEKHEKSPRRWYAGAVGWFGFDGNLNTGLTLRTLRIKEGIAEIRVGATLLYDSIPEAEEEETRLKASAFLDLLRNKQKKEINIINDKPGLGKKVLLVDHQDSFVHTLGNYLRQTGAEVQTIRSNYAISYLKENHYDLVVLSPGPGKPTDFNLADTIATVLELNRPLFGVCLGLQGIVEYFGGELNILPYPMHGKPSEIIVTEHKGLLAGLSPSFTAGRYHSLYARKDNLPQELNVIAYSEDGIIMGVSHKKLPIYAVQFHPETILSLSKKAGMRIINNLMKMIKNE; this comes from the coding sequence GTGTTAGTCCAAAATAAAACGCTAGGTGGTGTGCATGTCGAATACGAGCAGCAGCCATTAACATACGATAATGCCATAGAGCCATTATTAGAAAAATTAGATTCCCAGCGCGGCGCGTTATTTGCTTCAAGTTTTGAATATCCGGGGCGCTATACATGTTGGGATATCGGTTTTGTTAATCCACCCTTAGCGCTTATATTAAGCGGGCAAGAAATTTATTTTCAGGCATTAAATCAACGTGGTGAAGAATTATTAGTTATTATTCATACTCACATCCAATCTTCTGATTTGATTGCGATTCAATCTTATTCAAAATTGACTTGCTATCTAAAAGTTAAGCACCAAAATAGGATTTTTAGTGAAGAAGAGCGTAGCCTACAGCCTTCAGTATTTACTTTAATTCGTGAGTTAATATCATTTTTTAAATTACCAAATGAGCCTTATTTGGGCTTATATGGTGCTTTTGGCTATGACTTAATCTTTCAGTTTGAAGCATTAGAAAAACAAAAGGAAAGGGACCCTACTCAACGTGATATGGTTCTTTATTTACCTGATGAGATTTACGTTGTTAATCACCGTAAGGAAGAAGCCTTTGTTCGCCGTTACGACTTTCAATTTCAAGGGCGTTCAACTCAATCTTTGCCTCGTGATGGGCAGTATAAATTTTATGAACCTAAATTTAAGCCTACTATAGAGGGCGATCATAAACCGGGTGAATATGCACAAACTGTTGAAATAGCTAAACAACGTTTTGCTTGTGGTGATCTTTTTGAAGTTGTTCCAAGCCAGATTTTTTATGCGCCTTGTGATGAAAGGCCTTCTGTAGTTTTTAGCCGCATACGTGCTAATAATCCTTCACCTTATGGTTTTCTTATTAATTTAGGTGATGATGAATATTTAGTAGGTGCTTCACCAGAAATGTATGTAAGGGTAACAGGACGTCGTATAGAAACGTGCCCAATTTCAGGGACGATAAGGCGAGGTGCAGATGCAATTGAAGATGCTAAGAATATCCAACAGCTTTTAGAATCAGAGAAAGAGTGTTCTGAATTAACTATGTGTACTGATGTTGACCGCAATGATAAATCAAGGATTTGTGAAGCAGGCAGCGTTAAGGTCTTAGGTCGACGACAAATTGAGATGTATTCCCGCTTAATTCATACAGTTGATCATGTTGAAGGAGTCTTACGCGAAGGATTTGACGCAGTCGACGCTTTTTTAACGCATATGTGGGTCGTGACCGTCACCGGTGCGCCTAAGTTATGGGCAATGAATTTTATTGAAAAGCATGAAAAGTCACCTCGTCGTTGGTATGCTGGTGCTGTAGGTTGGTTTGGTTTTGATGGTAATTTAAACACAGGCCTAACTCTAAGAACATTACGAATTAAAGAGGGAATTGCGGAAATCCGTGTGGGTGCTACCCTTTTATACGATTCTATTCCGGAAGCGGAAGAAGAGGAAACTCGTCTTAAGGCATCTGCATTTTTAGATTTATTGCGTAACAAGCAGAAAAAAGAAATAAATATTATTAATGATAAGCCTGGTTTAGGTAAAAAAGTATTACTGGTTGATCATCAAGATTCATTTGTTCATACTTTAGGAAATTACTTAAGACAAACTGGTGCGGAAGTTCAAACTATTCGTAGTAATTATGCTATTTCTTATTTAAAAGAAAATCATTATGATTTAGTTGTTCTCTCGCCAGGACCCGGCAAGCCTACTGATTTTAATTTGGCTGATACTATTGCAACGGTTCTTGAATTAAATAGACCTTTATTTGGGGTATGTTTAGGGCTACAAGGTATTGTTGAATATTTTGGCGGCGAACTAAATATTTTACCTTACCCTATGCATGGTAAGCCCTCCGAAATTATTGTAACCGAACATAAAGGTTTACTAGCAGGCTTAAGTCCTTCTTTTACAGCAGGGCGCTATCATTCTCTTTATGCACGTAAAGACAATTTGCCACAAGAATTAAACGTCATTGCATATAGTGAAGATGGTATAATTATGGGCGTATCTCATAAAAAGCTGCCTATTTATGCAGTGCAGTTTCATCCAGAAACAATTTTGTCATTATCAAAAAAAGCTGGGATGCGGATAATTAATAATTTAATGAAGATGATAAAAAATGAATAA
- the gatC gene encoding Asp-tRNA(Asn)/Glu-tRNA(Gln) amidotransferase subunit GatC has translation MTVDVDDLNNVARLAYLEAETQEIEKLALEVNAIIDFVQQLQSVNTKEVTPLFHPLNLNQPLREDEITEENCSKELASIAPNFDKECYLVPKFIDAGQ, from the coding sequence ATGACTGTTGATGTTGATGATTTAAATAACGTTGCTCGCTTAGCTTATCTTGAAGCAGAAACCCAAGAGATAGAAAAATTAGCTTTAGAAGTCAATGCTATTATTGATTTTGTGCAACAGCTACAAAGTGTCAACACCAAGGAAGTAACTCCTCTCTTCCACCCTTTAAACTTAAATCAACCCTTACGTGAAGATGAAATCACGGAAGAAAATTGTAGCAAGGAATTAGCAAGTATTGCACCTAATTTTGATAAAGAGTGCTATTTAGTGCCTAAATTCATTGATGCAGGGCAATAG
- the gatA gene encoding Asp-tRNA(Asn)/Glu-tRNA(Gln) amidotransferase subunit GatA, giving the protein MLDSLCAIIAALKNKEFSSAELTNYYIKRIQAHKTLNAFISLDEEYALNQAKKADQLLSTNKAKRLTGIPIAHKDIFCTTRLPTTCGSKMLANFHAPYQATIVNRLQDAGAITLGKTNMDEFAMGSSNENSYFGPVKNPWDVKRVPGGSSGGSAAAIAAGLIPFATGSDTGGSIRQPAAFCGISGIKPTYGLASRFGMAAFASSLDQAGPMARSAEDLALILELMTGFDHKDSTSINKPTVNYLSALNQSVKGLKIGLPASFLQKEIDNPIREAIKKAVKLFEQQGAIIVPLELSLQPLWVPCYYVIACAEASSNLSRYDGIRFGHQSKRATTLKELITYSRSEGFGAEVKRRILTGTYVLSSGYFDAYYLQALKIRQLIQQELLTALSQVDLLVGPTTPTCAFQLGEATDPIQNYLADVFTVAANLAGLPALSIPAGFNNKLPIGMQLIGNHFKESLLLNVAYQYQQMTNWHLFKPNEI; this is encoded by the coding sequence ATGCTAGATTCGTTGTGTGCCATTATAGCAGCCTTAAAGAATAAAGAATTTTCTAGTGCTGAACTAACTAATTACTATATTAAACGAATTCAAGCTCACAAAACATTAAATGCTTTTATTTCTTTAGACGAAGAATATGCCTTAAATCAAGCTAAAAAAGCTGATCAATTGCTTAGCACAAACAAAGCTAAAAGACTTACAGGCATTCCAATTGCTCATAAAGATATTTTTTGTACTACTCGCTTGCCAACGACATGTGGTTCAAAAATGCTTGCAAATTTTCATGCGCCATATCAAGCAACTATTGTTAATCGCCTACAAGATGCAGGCGCTATTACTTTAGGTAAAACGAATATGGATGAATTTGCTATGGGCTCTAGTAATGAAAACAGTTACTTTGGCCCTGTTAAAAATCCATGGGATGTTAAGCGTGTACCTGGTGGATCTTCTGGGGGCTCTGCTGCAGCTATAGCAGCTGGCTTAATTCCTTTTGCAACAGGTTCAGATACAGGTGGCTCAATTAGGCAGCCGGCTGCTTTTTGTGGGATTTCTGGTATCAAACCAACGTATGGCTTAGCATCAAGATTTGGTATGGCTGCATTTGCTTCTAGTTTGGATCAAGCAGGTCCAATGGCACGCTCGGCTGAAGACTTAGCATTAATTCTTGAACTTATGACAGGCTTTGATCACAAAGATTCAACATCTATTAACAAACCCACCGTTAATTATTTAAGCGCATTGAATCAATCCGTAAAAGGCTTAAAAATTGGATTACCCGCTAGTTTTTTACAAAAAGAAATTGATAACCCTATTCGAGAAGCGATTAAGAAAGCAGTGAAGTTATTTGAACAGCAAGGTGCAATTATCGTCCCTCTCGAGTTATCATTACAACCGCTTTGGGTTCCTTGCTATTATGTTATCGCTTGTGCTGAAGCCTCCTCTAATTTATCACGCTATGATGGCATTCGTTTTGGACATCAAAGCAAACGGGCTACAACGTTAAAAGAATTAATTACTTATTCACGTAGTGAAGGATTTGGTGCCGAAGTAAAGCGACGCATTTTGACAGGTACTTATGTGCTTTCATCAGGTTACTTCGATGCTTATTATTTACAAGCACTTAAAATAAGACAACTTATTCAACAAGAGTTATTAACTGCCTTGTCACAAGTAGATTTGCTTGTAGGACCTACTACACCTACTTGCGCTTTTCAATTAGGCGAAGCGACTGACCCTATACAAAATTATTTAGCTGATGTCTTCACCGTTGCTGCCAACTTAGCTGGCTTACCTGCTCTATCTATTCCAGCAGGTTTTAACAATAAGCTACCTATTGGAATGCAGTTAATAGGCAACCATTTTAAGGAATCCTTACTACTTAATGTAGCTTATCAATATCAGCAGATGACCAATTGGCATTTGTTTAAACCAAATGAGATATAA
- the gatB gene encoding Asp-tRNA(Asn)/Glu-tRNA(Gln) amidotransferase subunit GatB, with protein MAWDTVIGLEVHIQLKTKSKLFSGSSTKFGSPPNSQTSFIDAGLPGVLPTLNKQAVRMAIQFGLAISAKINPLSYFERKNYFYPDLPKGYQISQFQQPLLSNGHLTIELNPNHYKTINIVRAHLEEDAGKLMHEMQLDYTGIDLNRAGIPLLEIVTAPCISSAEEAICYLKTLHQLVRFLDICDGNMQEGSFRCDVNISLKPAGSNKLGTRTELKNLNSFRFIEKAIFFEQLRQQELLEAGQPIIQDTRSFCPITEKTQVLRNKENELDYRYFPDPDLLPIAITAKEIEEVKNHLLPLPEEIKQALIDEGIFSTDDIGFLLSDPAIFKFFSAVRNQDKTDNKLIVNWLKTTYTAALHEINATYENPPVSAQTLADLLKLVANKTISHAIAKQIFNKLLAGEKDIEQIIKQEGYLQITAGDTLISLIKELIAKYPEQAQEYRAGKEKLLAFFIGHVMKQTKGKVNPTEVNALLKNYLK; from the coding sequence ATGGCATGGGATACGGTCATTGGCCTTGAAGTACATATACAACTTAAAACTAAATCTAAGTTATTTTCTGGAAGTTCTACTAAATTTGGCAGCCCACCTAATTCACAAACTTCCTTTATCGATGCAGGCCTACCGGGTGTATTACCTACTCTAAATAAACAAGCTGTACGTATGGCTATTCAATTTGGCCTTGCCATTTCTGCTAAAATAAATCCTCTCTCTTATTTTGAACGTAAAAATTATTTTTATCCAGATTTGCCTAAAGGCTATCAAATTAGCCAATTTCAACAACCTCTCCTTAGCAATGGTCACTTAACTATTGAGCTTAATCCTAATCACTATAAAACAATTAATATTGTTAGGGCTCATTTAGAAGAAGATGCAGGTAAACTCATGCATGAGATGCAACTGGATTATACAGGTATCGACTTAAATCGAGCTGGTATCCCATTGCTTGAAATTGTCACTGCTCCTTGTATTAGTTCAGCTGAAGAAGCTATTTGCTACTTAAAAACGCTACATCAGTTAGTTCGTTTTCTAGATATCTGTGATGGTAATATGCAAGAAGGCTCTTTTCGTTGTGATGTTAATATTTCTTTAAAGCCAGCTGGCTCAAATAAGTTAGGAACAAGAACTGAATTAAAAAATCTAAATTCTTTTCGCTTTATTGAAAAAGCCATTTTTTTTGAACAGCTAAGACAGCAAGAATTATTAGAAGCAGGCCAACCTATTATACAAGATACACGTTCGTTTTGTCCTATTACTGAAAAAACACAAGTTTTACGCAATAAAGAAAACGAGCTTGATTATCGATATTTCCCTGATCCAGATTTACTTCCTATTGCAATTACAGCAAAAGAGATTGAAGAAGTAAAAAATCATTTATTACCTCTACCAGAGGAAATAAAACAAGCTTTAATTGATGAAGGTATTTTCTCTACTGACGATATTGGATTTTTACTATCCGATCCTGCTATTTTTAAATTTTTCTCTGCTGTGCGTAATCAAGATAAGACAGATAATAAATTAATCGTTAATTGGTTAAAAACAACCTATACAGCAGCATTACATGAAATAAATGCAACGTATGAAAATCCTCCTGTTTCTGCACAAACCTTAGCTGATTTACTTAAATTAGTTGCCAATAAAACTATTTCACATGCCATTGCTAAACAAATTTTTAACAAACTTTTAGCAGGAGAAAAAGATATTGAACAGATTATAAAGCAAGAGGGTTACTTACAGATAACTGCAGGAGATACACTTATATCTTTGATTAAAGAATTAATAGCAAAATATCCTGAACAAGCCCAAGAATATCGAGCAGGTAAAGAAAAACTTTTAGCTTTTTTTATTGGTCATGTGATGAAACAGACGAAAGGTAAAGTAAATCCTACTGAGGTTAATGCATTATTAAAAAACTATTTAAAATAA
- a CDS encoding L,D-transpeptidase, whose protein sequence is MKKYFILGPLCVLTAACTSMDRSVAIVDDGGFTHYTMHHSFDTKGSNYFPEKRQATGRRVFIFDPKATAWAAYDEAGNRVKTGSASGGKDFCEDTGRGCRTITGRFSVYSKKGPDCKSSLYPIETGGGALMPYCMHFSGSYSIHGAYEVPNYNASHGCIRVLPSAAQWLNQNFLNVGSTVIVNPY, encoded by the coding sequence ATGAAAAAATATTTCATTTTGGGGCCGTTGTGTGTATTAACAGCCGCTTGTACTTCAATGGATAGATCGGTTGCTATTGTTGACGATGGGGGCTTTACACATTATACAATGCATCATAGTTTTGATACAAAAGGTAGCAATTATTTTCCAGAAAAAAGACAAGCAACTGGGCGAAGAGTATTTATCTTTGATCCGAAAGCAACGGCTTGGGCTGCATATGATGAAGCTGGAAACCGAGTGAAAACAGGCAGCGCTTCAGGTGGAAAAGATTTTTGTGAGGACACTGGTAGAGGTTGCCGAACTATTACTGGAAGGTTTAGCGTTTATTCAAAAAAGGGACCTGACTGTAAATCAAGCCTTTATCCGATAGAAACAGGCGGGGGCGCTTTAATGCCTTATTGTATGCATTTTTCTGGCAGCTATTCTATTCATGGGGCTTATGAAGTGCCTAATTATAATGCCAGCCATGGATGTATTCGAGTACTTCCCAGTGCTGCTCAATGGTTAAATCAAAACTTTTTAAATGTTGGATCAACTGTGATTGTTAATCCTTATTAA
- a CDS encoding c-type cytochrome: MKKWLKLIFLNTLFIKVSLAATHQPEVFLAKIRGKPDEGQQIVQHFCANCHAVKPLIELGAPKIGVLTDWEMRMKQGFAKVFEHTAEGVGAMPARGGCFECTDKQLQLAILAMLPLSLQKELNNSLKENN, translated from the coding sequence ATGAAAAAATGGTTAAAACTAATCTTTTTAAATACGCTATTTATTAAAGTCTCATTAGCAGCAACACATCAACCCGAAGTTTTTCTAGCTAAAATACGTGGCAAGCCCGATGAAGGTCAACAAATTGTTCAACACTTTTGTGCCAATTGTCATGCAGTAAAGCCACTTATTGAATTAGGCGCACCAAAAATCGGTGTTTTAACAGATTGGGAAATGCGAATGAAGCAAGGTTTTGCTAAAGTTTTTGAGCATACAGCCGAAGGAGTGGGTGCTATGCCTGCTCGGGGCGGCTGTTTTGAATGTACTGATAAACAATTACAGCTTGCTATCTTGGCAATGTTGCCACTTTCTTTGCAAAAAGAGCTTAATAACAGTCTAAAAGAGAATAATTAA
- a CDS encoding flagellar biosynthesis anti-sigma factor FlgM — protein MVNEIEDMVMVKSVNNGNNSKLSKDQFLPYSNHDWTIFLSQFSFLKEIIQQATTINQNRIAHLKHEIASGRYQINSEQVALKLIADF, from the coding sequence ATGGTGAATGAGATTGAGGACATGGTTATGGTAAAATCTGTAAATAATGGAAACAATTCTAAGTTGTCGAAAGATCAATTCTTGCCTTACAGTAACCATGATTGGACTATCTTTTTAAGTCAGTTTTCTTTTTTAAAAGAGATAATTCAACAAGCCACTACTATTAATCAAAATCGCATTGCGCACCTTAAGCATGAAATTGCGTCTGGACGTTATCAGATTAATAGTGAGCAAGTAGCTCTAAAGCTAATTGCTGATTTTTAA
- a CDS encoding diguanylate cyclase — MDRDEVREKLKKFHLSKPLLNSIFIAALLLFTVLTIYFYQQIKDLINANKWVTHTYQVIQKIDLILYKTVALESDQRGFLLTGNERFVEDVDVVKQDLNNALQEVKILTQDNPEQNQRVIRFTNLINTRIAIIQKIIQSKRLNKFNTPEGAQLLMDGQDTSLRLRGLGQEIKAVEKVLLEERHSDAIRHIDTTNKASIFGNFISILSLVIALILINRELAIRREIEIQNEMTQARLRKIIESASDMIAALDKDCRFLLFNDDYQRDFKLIFGKTICIGMSLQDAFSEAIENKENLVQTWKESLREDNTLKTVKVTVDDEERIYEISVNLIYNEKNEFNGAVQSVRNITKRVQDHIELQESYKKLEQGMEALEDKNKQITLLVEMSDIMLASNSQEELSEVMSKYSARLLNFASGYLYVMHPSKNYLEIISRWGEPTSQDTTFVPEQCWAIRLGRKHHVSSSNRSELICSHIKISNPEQNAFLCVPLMAQNDIYGLLYLELVRNGADILDENHKLLINAFAELAALALANVRLRENLRYQSIRDPLTGLYNRRYLEDFLFKHVHQAERAKTTFSVLMLDLDHFKKINDSYGHDAGDAVLKELGRILQGIIRIGDIAARYGGEEFVVAFYDIDHKTTLTRAESIRQAVLRLQVRYGAQQVGPITVSIGVAMYPGDGRTPTELVEAADKALYTAKHNGRNQIISFAEINKES, encoded by the coding sequence ATGGATAGGGATGAAGTAAGAGAAAAGTTAAAAAAATTTCATTTAAGCAAGCCACTGCTAAATAGTATTTTTATTGCAGCACTACTACTATTTACAGTGCTTACTATTTATTTTTATCAGCAAATTAAAGATTTAATCAATGCTAATAAATGGGTCACGCATACTTATCAAGTCATTCAAAAAATAGATTTAATTTTATATAAAACAGTTGCCCTGGAATCTGATCAGCGCGGTTTTCTTTTAACTGGCAATGAGCGCTTTGTAGAAGATGTAGATGTTGTCAAGCAAGATTTAAATAATGCTTTACAAGAGGTAAAAATTTTAACGCAAGATAATCCAGAACAAAATCAGCGAGTCATTCGTTTTACCAATCTAATCAATACGCGTATCGCCATCATCCAAAAAATTATTCAATCAAAAAGATTAAATAAATTTAATACACCAGAAGGTGCGCAATTGCTTATGGATGGTCAAGATACGTCTTTACGTCTAAGAGGTTTAGGCCAAGAAATTAAAGCAGTTGAAAAGGTTTTGTTAGAAGAACGGCATTCAGATGCGATAAGACATATTGATACAACGAATAAAGCTTCAATTTTTGGTAATTTTATCAGTATCTTATCTCTAGTCATTGCCTTAATTTTAATTAATAGAGAATTAGCTATTCGCAGAGAGATAGAAATTCAAAATGAAATGACTCAAGCTCGCTTAAGAAAGATTATTGAAAGTGCTAGCGATATGATTGCAGCACTTGATAAAGATTGCCGCTTTTTACTTTTTAATGATGATTATCAGCGTGATTTTAAACTCATTTTCGGTAAAACAATTTGCATAGGCATGTCATTACAAGATGCCTTTTCTGAAGCAATAGAAAACAAAGAAAACCTTGTGCAAACTTGGAAGGAATCCCTGCGTGAAGACAATACACTTAAAACCGTCAAAGTGACTGTCGATGATGAAGAACGTATTTACGAAATATCAGTTAACCTTATTTATAATGAAAAAAATGAGTTTAATGGGGCTGTGCAAAGTGTGCGCAATATTACTAAGAGAGTGCAGGACCATATCGAATTGCAAGAATCTTATAAGAAACTTGAGCAGGGTATGGAAGCCTTAGAAGATAAGAATAAACAGATTACTCTTTTAGTTGAGATGAGCGATATTATGCTTGCCTCTAACTCACAAGAAGAACTAAGTGAGGTGATGTCTAAATATTCCGCTAGACTTTTAAATTTTGCTAGTGGTTATTTGTATGTCATGCATCCTTCTAAAAATTATTTAGAAATTATATCGCGCTGGGGAGAGCCAACTTCCCAAGATACGACCTTTGTGCCTGAGCAATGCTGGGCAATACGCTTAGGTCGTAAGCATCATGTAAGTAGTAGTAATCGCAGCGAATTAATTTGTAGCCACATAAAAATAAGTAATCCTGAGCAGAATGCTTTTTTATGTGTGCCTTTAATGGCACAGAATGATATTTATGGGTTGTTATATTTAGAGCTTGTGCGTAATGGCGCAGACATTTTAGATGAGAATCATAAGCTTTTAATTAATGCTTTTGCTGAATTAGCAGCGTTAGCTTTAGCAAATGTACGTTTACGCGAGAACTTACGCTATCAATCAATTCGTGACCCATTAACAGGACTTTATAATCGTCGCTATTTAGAAGATTTTCTTTTTAAACATGTCCACCAAGCAGAGCGAGCTAAAACAACCTTCTCTGTTTTAATGCTCGATTTAGATCACTTTAAAAAAATCAATGATTCGTATGGTCATGATGCAGGGGATGCTGTGTTAAAAGAATTGGGTCGTATACTACAAGGCATTATTCGAATTGGTGATATTGCAGCGCGTTACGGTGGAGAAGAATTCGTAGTGGCCTTTTATGATATAGATCATAAAACAACATTGACACGAGCTGAAAGTATTAGGCAAGCTGTTTTAAGACTCCAAGTCCGCTATGGTGCACAACAAGTTGGGCCCATTACTGTATCAATTGGCGTTGCTATGTACCCCGGTGATGGTAGAACGCCTACGGAGCTAGTAGAGGCTGCAGATAAAGCATTATATACGGCTAAGCATAATGGTCGTAATCAAATTATCTCTTTTGCTGAAATAAATAAAGAGTCATAA